The following are encoded together in the Patagioenas fasciata isolate bPatFas1 chromosome 7, bPatFas1.hap1, whole genome shotgun sequence genome:
- the LOC136116163 gene encoding olfactory receptor 14J1-like, which translates to MSYDRYVAICKPLHYGTLLSSRACVHMAAAAWATGFLNALLHTANTFSLPLCKGNALGQFFCEIPQILKLSCSHSYLRETGLLVVGVCLAFGCFVLIVVSYVQIFRAVLRIPSEQGRHKAFSTCLPHLAVVSLFVSTGVFAHLKPPSISSPSLDLVVSVLYSVVPPTVNPLIYSMRNQELKDAMWKLTTGFLLNL; encoded by the coding sequence atgtcctacgaccgctacgttgccatctgcaaacctctgcactacgggaccctcctgagcagcagagcttgtgtccacatggcagcagctgcctgggccactgggtttctcaatgctctgctgcacacggccaatacattttcactgccactgtgcaagggcaatgccctgggccagttcttctgtgaaatcccccagatcctcaagctctcctgctcacactcctacctcagggaaactgggcttcttgtggttggtgtctgtttggcatttgggtgttttgtgttaatcgtggtgtcctatgtgcagatcttcagggccgtgctgaggatcccctctgagcagggacggcacaaagccttttccacctgcctccctcacctggccgtggtctccctgtttgtcagcactggcgtgtttgcccacctgaagcccccgtccatctcctccccatccctggatctggtggtgtctgttctgtactcagtggtgcctccgacagtgaaccccctcatctacagcatgaggaaccaggagctaaAGGATGCCAtgtggaaactgacaactggatttcttctgaatctataa